The proteins below come from a single Acidobacteriota bacterium genomic window:
- a CDS encoding amino acid permease: protein MNENLSERQTLIRGLGLIASISVIIGNVIGTGVFLKARVMTCNVGTPFWVIAAWIAAGVLSLAGALTYAELTAMKPQAGGEYVFLRDTYGRLSSFLYGWMQIFIARAGSQAAAGMAFAIGLNDFLDKKLEQTIIHSPFEITTLQLVAVMVIIIFTTLNCASVSLGGQIATALTGVKIILILFVGLGAFIWVTGNVSHFSMFNNGGTCEGVADAVKVGSSSYTFLGGFGAAMLGALWGYDGWNNLTFVAGEVKDPNRNIPLAIIGSTILIIFLYVFVHVGYFYVLDPTAIASVSKSSSVAKTVVSMFFGGDITTLATGVAVAFFTVGLMLSSLGTLHTSLMAGARVPYAMAKDGTMFKTFGKLSVNSVPVSAVIMMGVLSTVLALSGSFDTLTDYVVFGSWIFYALVTSSIFIYRRKYPELARPYKAWGYPVVPIVFLFVAGWLLINTMWTAPTQSFIGIGLILLGLPVYYYLTLKGDKSSEDEEV, encoded by the coding sequence ATGAACGAAAACTTGAGCGAACGCCAAACGCTGATCCGTGGGCTGGGACTGATAGCGTCGATCTCAGTCATTATCGGCAACGTCATCGGTACGGGGGTATTTCTGAAAGCCCGCGTGATGACTTGTAATGTCGGCACGCCTTTTTGGGTGATCGCTGCGTGGATCGCGGCCGGTGTTCTGTCACTCGCGGGGGCGTTGACCTACGCCGAGTTGACCGCTATGAAGCCGCAGGCCGGCGGCGAGTATGTATTTTTGCGCGACACTTATGGGCGTTTATCGAGTTTTCTTTACGGCTGGATGCAGATATTTATCGCGCGAGCCGGTTCGCAGGCGGCGGCAGGAATGGCGTTTGCAATCGGGTTGAACGATTTTTTGGACAAGAAACTTGAGCAGACGATTATCCATTCTCCGTTCGAGATCACAACGCTGCAGCTCGTAGCGGTGATGGTGATCATCATTTTCACGACATTAAACTGCGCGTCGGTCTCGCTTGGCGGCCAGATCGCGACCGCCCTGACAGGGGTAAAGATCATCCTGATCCTGTTTGTCGGTCTGGGCGCCTTTATTTGGGTTACCGGCAATGTGTCGCATTTTTCAATGTTTAATAACGGCGGAACTTGCGAAGGTGTCGCTGATGCGGTGAAAGTAGGTTCCTCCAGCTATACATTCCTCGGCGGCTTCGGAGCAGCGATGCTCGGTGCTTTGTGGGGATATGACGGTTGGAACAACCTGACGTTCGTCGCGGGCGAGGTCAAAGATCCAAACCGAAACATTCCGCTCGCGATAATTGGCAGTACGATCCTGATCATTTTCTTATACGTTTTTGTTCACGTTGGATATTTTTACGTGCTTGATCCGACAGCGATCGCTTCGGTTTCGAAGAGTTCTTCGGTGGCGAAAACGGTCGTCAGCATGTTCTTTGGCGGTGATATCACAACTCTCGCGACGGGTGTTGCCGTAGCATTTTTCACGGTCGGGTTGATGCTTTCGTCGCTTGGCACACTTCACACGTCGCTGATGGCTGGTGCCCGTGTTCCTTACGCGATGGCGAAGGACGGGACGATGTTCAAGACTTTCGGCAAGCTCTCGGTCAATTCCGTACCGGTAAGTGCGGTGATCATGATGGGCGTGCTGTCGACGGTTCTCGCACTAAGCGGTTCGTTCGATACGCTGACGGATTATGTGGTGTTTGGTTCGTGGATATTTTACGCACTCGTAACGTCGTCGATCTTTATTTATCGCAGAAAGTATCCGGAACTTGCACGACCGTACAAAGCCTGGGGCTATCCGGTGGTTCCGATAGTGTTTCTTTTCGTCGCGGGCTGGCTGTTGATCAACACGATGTGGACGGCTCCGACGCAATCGTTTATCGGCATCGGCCTGATTCTTCTGGGATTGCCGGTCTATTACTACTTAACTTTAAAAGGGGATAAATCTTCGGAGGACGAAGAGGTTTAG
- a CDS encoding PilZ domain-containing protein: MSTQDRRSGTERRSTNRFPVEVDVQWQGSGERMPGSVSDVSLDGCFVLSSGDVTDGETVKLFVPLADGMKVEFSGRVANHVMEIGFGLKFDQLSAAQRDVLGHLVRQANG; this comes from the coding sequence ATGTCCACGCAGGATCGAAGAAGCGGCACCGAACGCCGCTCAACAAATCGCTTTCCGGTCGAAGTCGATGTCCAATGGCAGGGCTCGGGCGAACGCATGCCCGGCTCGGTTAGTGATGTTAGCCTGGATGGCTGTTTCGTGTTGAGTTCGGGCGATGTGACGGATGGCGAGACGGTGAAACTCTTCGTGCCGTTGGCTGACGGAATGAAGGTCGAATTCAGCGGACGTGTCGCTAATCACGTTATGGAGATCGGCTTCGGGCTCAAATTCGACCAGCTTTCGGCCGCTCAGCGAGACGTTTTGGGACACCTGGTCCGACAGGCGAACGGCTAG